The proteins below are encoded in one region of Diceros bicornis minor isolate mBicDic1 chromosome 14, mDicBic1.mat.cur, whole genome shotgun sequence:
- the TOMM6 gene encoding mitochondrial import receptor subunit TOM6 homolog, translating into MASSGVGVSAAGSANATPEIPDSVGDWLRGVYRFATDRNDFRRNLILNLGLFAAGVWLARNLSDIDLMAPQPGV; encoded by the exons ATGGCTTCCAGTGGCGTCGGCGTGAGCGCTGCCGGCTCGGCGAATGCGACTCCCGAAATTCCGGACAGCGTGGGAGACTGGCTTCGGGGCGTCTACCGCTTCGCCACCGACAGGAATGATTTCCGGAG GAACTTGATCCTCAATTTGGGACTTTTTGCTGCAGGAGTTTGGCTGGCCAGGAATTTGAGTGACATTGACCTGATGGCACCTCAGCCAGGGGTGT